In uncultured Bacteroides sp., the following proteins share a genomic window:
- a CDS encoding DUF4980 domain-containing protein, giving the protein MGIFTLFLSCQASNPQLVIKHLGDEQSIVQIDANKKYLLLPVQETSRESKLYMIVNNDVVKTINIRLAMTKIDYFVPVDISAYKNKSITFNFQFISDSAVCWKEMKLADSFDTKNIEAFRPVYHFTPAYGWMNDPNGMVYKDGEYHLFYQHNPYGSMWGNMHWGHAVSKDLVNWEYLPVAIAPDALGSVFSGSCVVDKDNTAGFGAGAIVAFYTSASDRQVQSMAYSLDNGRTFTKYARNPILTSTARDFRDPKVFWHEPSKRWIMILAAGQEMRIYSSSDLKEWAMESRFGDGQGAHGGVWECPDLIELPVEGTELKKWVLICNINPGGPFGGSATQYFVGKFDGKKFINDSPNVNKWMDWGKDHYAAVTWSNALEGRHIALAWMSNWQYANDVPTKQYRSANSVPRDLSLYTYKGETYLKSTPSPELLKLRGEQIKKKSFKVDRTYNVDKLLADNSGAYEIEMTIKNKTAEIIGFQLFNSKGEVVDVTYNLVEKSFSIDRTKSGITSFSKEFPAVTTAPLMNDKEMTLRLFVDKSSFEAFGDGGRFAMTNLVFPSEPYNRISFYAKGGSYNVVSFNTYKLSLK; this is encoded by the coding sequence ATGGGGATATTTACCCTATTTTTGTCTTGTCAGGCTTCTAATCCACAATTAGTGATTAAACATTTAGGAGATGAACAAAGCATTGTGCAGATTGATGCCAACAAAAAATATCTGCTATTGCCAGTTCAGGAAACCTCTAGAGAATCTAAACTATATATGATCGTTAATAATGATGTGGTAAAAACAATCAATATCCGTCTGGCAATGACTAAAATTGATTATTTTGTACCTGTTGATATTTCGGCTTATAAGAATAAGAGCATAACCTTCAATTTTCAATTTATATCCGATTCTGCAGTATGCTGGAAAGAGATGAAACTAGCTGATTCCTTTGATACCAAAAATATTGAAGCCTTCCGTCCTGTTTACCACTTTACACCAGCTTACGGATGGATGAATGATCCCAATGGAATGGTTTATAAAGATGGAGAATATCATTTATTCTATCAACATAATCCTTATGGTTCCATGTGGGGAAATATGCATTGGGGACACGCTGTAAGCAAAGACTTAGTGAATTGGGAATACCTTCCTGTAGCTATTGCCCCTGATGCATTGGGAAGCGTTTTTAGTGGAAGTTGCGTTGTTGATAAAGATAATACGGCTGGATTTGGCGCAGGAGCTATTGTGGCTTTTTATACTTCGGCCAGCGATCGTCAGGTGCAAAGCATGGCATATAGCCTTGACAATGGCCGTACATTTACCAAATATGCCCGTAACCCTATTCTGACTTCTACTGCACGTGACTTTCGTGATCCGAAAGTATTTTGGCATGAACCTTCAAAAAGGTGGATTATGATTCTTGCAGCTGGACAAGAAATGAGAATTTACTCCTCTTCCGATCTCAAGGAGTGGGCTATGGAGAGTCGTTTTGGCGATGGCCAGGGTGCACACGGTGGTGTATGGGAATGTCCTGATCTTATTGAATTACCAGTTGAAGGAACCGAACTGAAAAAATGGGTACTTATATGTAATATAAATCCAGGAGGACCATTTGGGGGGTCAGCTACACAATATTTTGTTGGTAAATTCGATGGAAAAAAATTCATCAATGATTCTCCGAATGTGAATAAATGGATGGACTGGGGAAAAGATCACTATGCAGCCGTTACCTGGAGTAATGCATTAGAAGGACGCCACATAGCGTTGGCATGGATGAGTAATTGGCAATATGCTAATGATGTGCCTACGAAACAGTATCGTAGTGCAAACTCTGTTCCACGCGACTTAAGTCTTTACACTTATAAAGGTGAAACCTATTTGAAGAGTACTCCTTCTCCCGAATTATTGAAGTTACGTGGCGAACAGATTAAAAAGAAGTCATTTAAAGTAGATCGGACGTACAATGTGGATAAGTTACTGGCAGATAATTCCGGAGCATATGAAATAGAAATGACCATAAAAAATAAAACTGCAGAAATCATAGGTTTTCAACTCTTTAATTCTAAAGGAGAAGTAGTGGATGTAACCTATAATTTGGTGGAGAAGAGTTTCTCTATTGATAGAACAAAAAGTGGAATAACCTCTTTTAGCAAAGAATTCCCAGCTGTAACAACTGCTCCCTTGATGAATGATAAAGAGATGACACTCCGATTGTTTGTCGATAAATCGAGCTTTGAAGCTTTTGGTGATGGAGGACGTTTTGCTATGACAAATCTTGTTTTTCCATCTGAGCCCTATAATCGTATTAGTTTTTATGCGAAAGGCGGTTCTTATAATGTTGTTTCGTTTAATACATATAAACTCAGTTTAAAATAA
- a CDS encoding RagB/SusD family nutrient uptake outer membrane protein gives MKKIKYIALAFATVLVLNGCNSLNETPQGILDEEQVKGPGQIEGLVAAAYSSLGNDHYDKPFSLWPYGNVRSDDAYKGGNDENDIADFHFYEISENIKSDFGEANGLWFFIYEAISRTNSALSVLKTVDKTQFANKDTRMGEMYFLRGHFYFMLKEVFGHIPFVDEDTPLDDYVNIPNTLSNDKQWELICSDFKKAYDLLPVAQSQVGRANKIAAAAYLAKASLFKAYRQDDKNNVTEINAEDLKEVLTYTDIVMNSSYKLEPDIACNFLPGAYQNGEESLFAVQYSTGDGTMFGRLNWGDVLSVPMGLGCCDFHKPSQNLVNAFKTSNGLPEFDSFDNTNYDSSLDKVDPRLYHTVALPGVPYKYNESLIYEEKWNRNPAVYGLYASLKENVDPTCDCFVNVAPFFGNSKNRIVLRYADVVLMRAEALIELNQEAEALPLINQIRERAKNSTTFIPYAKNLNISQYKNGVNCVWNKDFARQALRWERRLELAMEGNRFFDLVRWGIASQVMNSYFKTESARRSFLAAGKFDKNQDEYIPIPQQQINFTNGIYQQNPGWK, from the coding sequence ATGAAAAAAATTAAATATATCGCTTTGGCTTTCGCCACAGTATTAGTACTCAATGGTTGTAACTCCCTCAACGAAACTCCGCAGGGAATTCTTGACGAGGAACAAGTGAAAGGTCCTGGTCAGATTGAAGGGCTGGTAGCTGCTGCTTACTCTTCATTAGGAAATGATCATTACGACAAACCTTTCAGTCTCTGGCCCTATGGAAACGTACGTTCAGACGACGCATATAAAGGAGGTAACGACGAAAACGATATTGCAGACTTCCACTTCTATGAAATATCAGAAAATATCAAATCAGACTTTGGCGAAGCTAACGGATTATGGTTCTTTATATATGAAGCTATCTCCCGTACCAATTCAGCATTGAGCGTATTGAAAACTGTTGATAAAACTCAGTTTGCTAATAAAGATACCCGTATGGGAGAAATGTATTTTCTTCGCGGACATTTCTATTTTATGTTGAAAGAAGTATTTGGACACATTCCCTTTGTAGATGAAGATACTCCATTAGACGATTATGTCAATATTCCAAATACATTATCTAATGACAAACAATGGGAACTTATTTGTAGCGACTTTAAAAAAGCCTATGACTTGCTGCCAGTAGCACAAAGTCAGGTAGGACGCGCCAATAAAATTGCTGCAGCCGCTTATCTTGCCAAAGCAAGCCTTTTCAAAGCCTACAGACAGGACGATAAAAATAACGTAACGGAAATCAATGCCGAGGATTTGAAAGAAGTGTTGACTTACACCGACATAGTTATGAATTCTTCTTATAAACTAGAGCCAGATATCGCCTGTAACTTCCTACCGGGAGCCTATCAGAACGGCGAAGAATCACTGTTTGCTGTACAATACTCTACCGGTGATGGTACTATGTTTGGTCGTCTTAACTGGGGTGATGTACTTTCTGTACCAATGGGATTGGGATGCTGCGATTTTCACAAACCGAGCCAAAACCTTGTAAATGCCTTTAAAACGTCTAACGGATTACCTGAATTTGATTCTTTTGATAATACAAACTATGACAGTTCACTTGATAAGGTAGACCCACGCCTTTATCATACGGTGGCCCTTCCAGGAGTTCCTTATAAGTATAACGAAAGTCTGATTTACGAAGAGAAATGGAACCGTAATCCAGCCGTTTACGGACTGTACGCATCTTTGAAAGAGAATGTAGACCCAACATGTGATTGCTTTGTAAATGTAGCTCCGTTCTTTGGCAATTCCAAAAATAGAATTGTGCTACGTTATGCTGATGTAGTATTGATGCGTGCTGAAGCTCTTATTGAGCTAAACCAAGAAGCAGAGGCTCTTCCACTTATCAATCAGATTCGTGAACGCGCCAAGAATAGTACCACATTTATTCCTTATGCCAAGAATCTTAATATATCACAGTATAAGAATGGTGTAAACTGTGTCTGGAATAAAGATTTTGCCCGTCAGGCACTTCGTTGGGAACGTCGTCTGGAACTTGCTATGGAAGGAAATCGTTTCTTTGACCTTGTACGTTGGGGTATTGCCAGCCAGGTAATGAACAGCTACTTCAAGACCGAATCAGCCCGCCGTTCATTCCTTGCAGCTGGTAAGTTTGATAAGAACCAGGACGAATACATTCCTATCCCGCAGCAACAGATAAACTTTACAAACGGAATTTACCAGCAAAATCCCGGATGGAAGTAA
- a CDS encoding glycoside hydrolase family 32 protein → MKLNYIVTTLLSLASLTACSDQEYVCNDPNADLSAPAYFDVNDLHQTYTSFWKPSNGWVGDPMPFYENGKFNVFYLFDARDGAATFHPWAKTTTSDFMTYQDDGEVIPCGADGSQEDALGTGSVIKVDDTYYAYYTAHNANLNPAEKIYLATSKDMKKWTKQTNFSLQAANGYDANEFRDPFVMKEGNVYKMFITTRGYVAAVNDWQAVIAQYSSTDMMNWKLEDPFYYNGERVMECPDVFTMGNYQYLVYSNWDWANNDRKVHYRYRVVGTNDWKTPSYSALDGIAYYAGKTASDGTNRFLFGWCPTRSGNNDTSDYGWAGSLVVHQLTQNSDGTLNVTIPASVDQKLKNEVALKALVNNNAQVQDNSYTLNGTSSKALSLFDRQNGVYKITATVKAGTATRFGFEFGAGGSRSEVHDLVFDLTSKELKLDYIKDGSVLATSTSVPLTIPENKEFKVVIVVENSVCVIYVNGVIALSNRIYQMNQNPWGIFAEGGNATFSDIKLSK, encoded by the coding sequence ATGAAACTGAATTATATAGTAACAACTCTCCTTTCACTTGCAAGCCTTACGGCTTGCAGTGATCAGGAATATGTATGTAACGATCCTAATGCAGATCTTTCTGCTCCTGCTTATTTCGATGTAAACGACTTGCACCAAACGTATACTTCTTTCTGGAAACCATCCAATGGCTGGGTAGGTGATCCGATGCCTTTTTACGAAAATGGGAAATTTAATGTGTTCTACTTGTTTGATGCACGTGACGGAGCTGCCACTTTTCACCCTTGGGCTAAGACAACGACAAGCGACTTTATGACGTATCAAGATGACGGTGAAGTAATCCCTTGTGGAGCGGACGGAAGTCAGGAAGATGCTTTGGGTACAGGTTCGGTGATAAAAGTGGACGATACTTATTATGCTTACTACACTGCACACAATGCAAATCTTAATCCTGCCGAGAAAATCTATTTAGCTACCTCGAAGGATATGAAGAAATGGACTAAACAGACGAATTTTTCTCTTCAGGCTGCCAACGGATATGATGCTAACGAATTCAGAGACCCATTCGTGATGAAAGAAGGTAACGTTTATAAGATGTTCATTACTACCCGTGGCTATGTGGCAGCAGTGAATGACTGGCAAGCTGTTATTGCACAATACTCATCTACCGATATGATGAACTGGAAACTAGAAGATCCGTTCTACTATAATGGAGAACGAGTAATGGAATGCCCAGATGTATTTACTATGGGTAATTACCAATATTTGGTATACTCTAACTGGGACTGGGCTAATAATGACCGGAAAGTGCACTATCGTTATCGGGTTGTAGGAACTAACGACTGGAAAACACCTTCCTATTCAGCTCTTGATGGTATTGCATACTATGCCGGAAAGACTGCAAGTGACGGTACAAATCGTTTCTTATTCGGATGGTGTCCTACTCGTAGTGGAAATAATGATACCAGTGATTATGGTTGGGCAGGATCTTTGGTGGTTCATCAGTTGACACAAAATAGCGATGGAACGCTAAACGTAACTATCCCCGCATCGGTTGATCAAAAACTAAAGAATGAAGTTGCTCTAAAGGCCTTGGTAAATAATAATGCGCAGGTGCAAGATAATAGTTATACGTTGAATGGTACAAGTAGCAAGGCATTATCCCTGTTTGATCGTCAAAATGGGGTATATAAAATTACGGCTACTGTAAAAGCAGGTACAGCTACTCGCTTTGGTTTTGAGTTTGGTGCCGGAGGTTCACGCAGTGAAGTACATGACTTGGTTTTCGACTTAACCAGTAAAGAATTGAAACTGGACTACATAAAAGATGGTAGCGTATTGGCAACGAGCACTTCTGTACCTCTCACAATACCTGAAAATAAAGAATTTAAAGTGGTAATTGTGGTGGAAAATTCAGTTTGTGTTATTTACGTAAACGGTGTTATTGCACTTAGTAACAGAATCTATCAAATGAATCAGAATCCTTGGGGAATATTTGCAGAAGGCGGTAATGCAACATTCTCAGATATAAAGCTTAGCAAGTAA
- a CDS encoding TonB-dependent receptor: MRNLIIMIFLLSFCGILNAQNITIKGNVKSAIDGEPLIGVNVSVKGKAVGTVTDVDGNYLLSAQKNETLTFSYIGYDKQEVPVGARTTIDVILKESALVLNEVVAVGYRTERKADLTGAVSVVKVNDMMSAAENNPMKALQGRVAGMTVTSDGTPSGAATIRIRGIGTLNNNDPLYIIDGVPTTSGMHELNGNDIESIQVLRDASAASIYGSRAANGVIVITTKKGKKGVVKVNFDSSVTMSNYTNKIDILSSKEYAQAMWKASVNSGKNPNDNNLGIRYDEGTDASGNKVLNNVLFPEYLDEAKTMKPANTNWFDEVTRTGVAQSYNLSVSNGTEKGNCFFSLGYYDNEGLVKYTDFNRISARMNNEYKLLNDYITIGENFTINRTSEVAQPYQIIESALIAVPFIPVRTEDGNNWGGPITGLPDRQNPARLVYDNRDNRYNYWRTFGNAYINIQPIKKLNIRSSFGLDYGNYYKRSLTYSYNTGYLQSDKTKSVLEQAHWTKWTWSNTATYDFEIGKNRFETMLGMEMFRQEDINFSSSRENFAVQTPDYMWPDLGTGTSEGTGISTAYSLESFFGKINYAYNDKYLASVTLRRDGSSRFGKNNRWGMFPAFNLGWKVNQEAFMENTHDWLSDLKLRFGWGQTGNQEMANTAIYDIYVTDYGKGDPTWNAVWGTAYDFNGTGSGLLTSGFKRTQLQNSDLKWETTTQTNVGLDYGFFEQALYGSAEYYIKKTKNILYMPGYAAIMGEGANKWYNGASMENKGFEFTLGYRGKMKFGLQYDITGNISTNANKVTYLPESVKNSYGGNGTYDNILGHSIGSFYGYVADGIFKTQEELDQHAKQDGKALGRIRYRDLNNDGVITDKDRTWIGDPFPDFAYGLNIDLSYKNFDLVMYFQGIQNADVINTVKYTTDFWSVSDTRSNKGARLLNAWDPVTNPNSNIPALSYSDTNNESRFSSYFVENGSYLKLRNVQLGYNIPQQILQKIKLNKFRVYASAQNLFTIKSKNFTGVDPENPGWGYPIPLTVTFGVNVSF; encoded by the coding sequence ATGAGAAATCTTATCATTATGATTTTCCTTCTATCTTTCTGTGGAATATTAAATGCACAGAATATTACTATTAAAGGAAATGTAAAATCAGCAATTGACGGTGAGCCTCTTATCGGTGTAAATGTAAGTGTTAAAGGTAAGGCCGTTGGGACAGTTACAGATGTCGATGGCAATTACCTGTTATCAGCACAGAAAAACGAAACACTCACCTTCTCTTACATTGGGTATGATAAACAGGAAGTTCCTGTGGGTGCACGAACTACGATTGATGTCATTTTAAAGGAATCTGCCTTGGTATTAAACGAAGTTGTGGCTGTAGGTTACCGTACGGAACGTAAAGCTGACCTGACCGGTGCTGTTTCGGTAGTGAAAGTGAACGATATGATGTCCGCAGCCGAAAACAATCCGATGAAGGCGCTGCAAGGACGTGTTGCTGGTATGACGGTCACTTCAGACGGAACACCAAGTGGAGCTGCCACTATCCGTATTCGTGGTATCGGAACGCTGAATAACAATGATCCGTTGTATATTATTGATGGTGTACCTACCACTTCAGGTATGCATGAACTCAACGGGAATGATATCGAAAGTATTCAGGTGCTTCGTGATGCATCTGCTGCAAGTATTTACGGTTCACGTGCGGCAAACGGCGTCATTGTTATAACAACAAAGAAAGGAAAGAAGGGCGTTGTCAAGGTAAACTTTGATTCATCTGTCACAATGTCCAATTATACTAATAAGATAGATATTCTTAGTTCAAAAGAATACGCCCAGGCTATGTGGAAAGCATCTGTAAACTCTGGCAAAAATCCTAATGACAATAATCTTGGTATCCGTTATGATGAAGGTACGGATGCTTCGGGCAACAAAGTGCTTAATAATGTCTTATTCCCTGAATATTTGGACGAAGCAAAAACAATGAAACCAGCAAATACAAACTGGTTTGATGAAGTAACACGTACAGGTGTGGCGCAATCATATAATCTTTCAGTCAGCAATGGAACAGAAAAAGGGAATTGCTTTTTTTCACTAGGTTATTACGATAATGAAGGCTTAGTGAAGTACACTGATTTTAATCGTATCTCTGCCCGTATGAATAATGAATATAAACTATTGAATGACTATATTACAATAGGAGAGAATTTTACGATAAATCGTACTTCGGAAGTGGCACAACCTTATCAGATTATTGAATCAGCTTTAATTGCTGTTCCGTTTATTCCGGTACGTACTGAAGATGGAAATAATTGGGGAGGTCCTATCACCGGACTTCCAGACCGTCAGAATCCTGCCAGACTAGTGTACGATAATAGAGATAATCGATATAATTACTGGCGCACATTTGGAAATGCCTATATTAACATTCAACCTATTAAGAAACTTAATATTCGTTCCAGTTTTGGTTTAGATTATGGTAATTACTACAAGAGATCTCTTACATACAGCTATAATACTGGTTACCTTCAAAGCGATAAAACAAAGTCGGTATTAGAACAAGCTCACTGGACAAAATGGACTTGGTCAAACACTGCTACTTATGATTTTGAAATAGGAAAGAACCGTTTTGAAACCATGTTGGGTATGGAAATGTTCCGTCAGGAAGATATTAATTTTTCCTCTTCACGTGAAAACTTTGCTGTACAAACGCCCGATTATATGTGGCCTGATCTTGGAACGGGAACTAGTGAAGGTACCGGTATTTCTACCGCTTATTCATTGGAATCATTCTTTGGAAAAATAAACTATGCGTACAATGATAAGTATCTTGCTTCTGTTACATTACGTCGCGATGGCTCTTCACGCTTTGGTAAGAATAACCGCTGGGGTATGTTTCCTGCTTTCAACTTGGGTTGGAAGGTTAATCAGGAAGCGTTCATGGAAAATACACATGACTGGCTGTCGGATTTAAAACTACGTTTTGGCTGGGGGCAAACTGGTAACCAGGAAATGGCAAATACAGCTATTTATGACATATATGTAACCGATTACGGAAAAGGTGATCCTACCTGGAATGCAGTTTGGGGTACGGCTTATGATTTCAATGGAACAGGTTCAGGTTTACTGACTTCTGGTTTTAAGAGAACTCAGCTTCAGAATTCTGATCTGAAATGGGAAACAACTACACAAACTAATGTTGGTCTTGACTACGGGTTCTTTGAACAGGCTCTCTATGGCTCAGCTGAATATTATATAAAGAAAACAAAAAATATTCTTTATATGCCTGGTTATGCTGCCATTATGGGTGAGGGAGCCAATAAATGGTACAATGGTGCTTCCATGGAGAATAAAGGCTTCGAATTCACTTTAGGTTATCGCGGAAAAATGAAATTTGGTTTGCAATATGACATTACCGGCAATATATCAACCAATGCAAATAAAGTAACTTATCTGCCTGAATCGGTTAAAAACTCTTATGGTGGTAATGGTACTTATGATAATATTTTGGGACATTCAATAGGCTCTTTCTACGGTTATGTAGCCGATGGCATTTTCAAAACACAGGAAGAGCTTGACCAGCACGCCAAACAAGACGGTAAAGCACTGGGACGCATTCGTTACCGTGACCTGAACAATGATGGCGTTATTACCGACAAAGACCGTACATGGATTGGGGATCCATTCCCTGATTTTGCTTACGGTTTGAATATCGATCTTTCTTATAAGAATTTTGATTTAGTAATGTACTTCCAAGGTATTCAAAATGCAGATGTGATTAACACAGTAAAATATACCACCGACTTCTGGAGTGTATCAGATACTCGTTCCAATAAAGGTGCACGCTTGCTAAATGCTTGGGATCCAGTTACCAATCCAAATTCTAATATTCCTGCACTATCATATAGCGATACCAACAACGAATCTCGTTTTTCCAGCTATTTCGTAGAAAACGGTTCGTACCTGAAACTCCGTAACGTTCAGCTAGGATATAATATTCCACAGCAAATATTACAAAAAATAAAGCTTAATAAGTTCCGCGTTTATGCCAGTGCACAGAATCTCTTTACTATTAAAAGCAAAAATTTTACAGGTGTTGACCCTGAGAATCCAGGATGGGGTTATCCTATTCCTTTAACTGTAACCTTTGGTGTTAATGTTTCATTCTAA
- a CDS encoding DUF4960 domain-containing protein, with product MKKTIYILFSIMMALNFTACNVEYNGIDNSGEVKIKTFTANAKLETLNETAGLIELVFPTATDLTKITPSITLSEGAHIASPVNPQGPIDLSKPIVYRVVNGNIYHDYNVVASHVSDKIKIQTFAIGKYKGIIDHAKRTITVLYPKGEDVTALTPKFTVNDGAKIVSPTATTIDFTEPVDYNISYLDETFTYKVTVVPTDLTPVGFLGEAATAGEITNLDEKAAWNWLSENFVDPVYISFDAIKKGADLTKYGVLWYHCDPDKFEIPSIATDATVIDALKKFHAQGGGLLLTSAGISLGTSLDIAKNGKMWNNDWGYGNSPSTLGENWGMRFTGHENHPIFKGLRMEIGETSRFYIMGKGVKVKGHNAIWNFDTWTGYNFDVAKWQNENGGKQLASFYWDDAMNQRSIINEYERQNGNGATITIAVESYDWYNEDGSPANSYLDNLEILTGNILNYLAKK from the coding sequence ATGAAAAAGACTATATATATACTCTTTTCGATAATGATGGCATTAAATTTTACTGCCTGTAACGTAGAGTACAACGGAATAGATAACTCCGGTGAAGTAAAGATAAAAACTTTCACTGCGAATGCCAAACTTGAGACATTGAATGAAACAGCAGGTTTAATTGAATTGGTATTTCCCACGGCTACTGATTTGACAAAGATTACGCCTTCAATCACTCTCTCGGAAGGGGCACACATTGCCAGTCCTGTGAATCCGCAAGGCCCGATAGATCTTTCTAAACCAATAGTTTATCGTGTTGTAAACGGAAATATTTATCATGATTATAATGTTGTGGCTTCTCATGTAAGCGATAAAATAAAAATTCAGACTTTTGCCATTGGTAAATACAAGGGGATTATTGACCATGCAAAACGTACTATAACTGTGCTTTATCCAAAAGGTGAGGATGTAACAGCCTTGACGCCAAAGTTTACAGTTAATGACGGTGCTAAAATTGTATCTCCGACTGCTACGACAATCGATTTTACTGAACCGGTAGATTATAACATCTCTTATCTGGACGAAACATTTACGTACAAAGTAACAGTAGTACCTACAGATCTTACTCCGGTAGGATTTTTAGGAGAAGCCGCCACAGCAGGTGAAATCACTAATCTGGATGAAAAAGCTGCATGGAACTGGCTGTCTGAGAACTTTGTAGATCCCGTTTACATTTCCTTTGATGCTATCAAGAAAGGGGCCGATTTAACTAAATATGGTGTACTTTGGTATCACTGTGACCCTGATAAATTTGAAATTCCGTCTATTGCTACCGATGCAACAGTTATTGATGCGTTGAAGAAGTTCCACGCACAAGGAGGAGGTTTATTACTTACTTCTGCAGGTATTTCTTTGGGAACGTCACTCGATATTGCCAAAAATGGGAAAATGTGGAATAATGACTGGGGATATGGAAATAGTCCTTCAACCTTAGGTGAAAACTGGGGTATGAGATTCACCGGTCACGAAAACCATCCTATCTTTAAAGGTCTGCGTATGGAAATTGGAGAAACATCACGCTTCTACATTATGGGCAAGGGAGTGAAAGTAAAAGGGCACAATGCCATCTGGAATTTTGATACATGGACGGGTTACAATTTCGACGTAGCTAAATGGCAAAACGAGAATGGTGGTAAACAACTAGCTAGTTTCTATTGGGACGACGCTATGAATCAACGTTCCATTATTAATGAATACGAACGTCAGAATGGCAATGGAGCTACTATCACTATTGCTGTGGAAAGTTATGACTGGTATAATGAAGATGGATCACCTGCTAATTCTTATCTTGACAACCTTGAGATTCTGACTGGAAATATTTTGAATTACCTGGCTAAAAAATAA
- a CDS encoding MFS transporter: MRNTKKIYAKLIPVMFCFFAMGFVDLVGIATNYVKADLSLTDTEANIFPSMVFFWFLIFSVPTGMLMNRIGRKKTVLLSLVVTVLALIVPVINHSYPGMLISFSLLGIGNTLMQVSLNPLISNIVSGERLASSLTLGQFVKAIASFVAPILAAWGAIQFSYWQILFPIFTVIAIIAIVVLGTTSIEEKKVEGKSSSFGECFALLGDKLILLSFLGIMCHVGIDVGTNVTAPKILIERLGMRLADAGYATSVYFLFRTIGCFSGAFILTKVSGKIFFAISVILLAIGMGGLYFVDTKITIYACVGLIGFGNSNVFSIIFSQALLHKPSKQNEVSGLMIMGLFGGTIFPLVMGIVSDIMLAQIGAVLVMTIGVVYLLLLTKNIKF; this comes from the coding sequence ATGAGAAATACAAAAAAAATATATGCTAAACTTATCCCAGTGATGTTCTGTTTCTTCGCAATGGGATTTGTAGACCTTGTAGGTATTGCTACTAATTATGTAAAAGCAGATTTAAGTCTCACTGACACAGAGGCAAATATATTCCCATCAATGGTTTTTTTCTGGTTCTTGATATTCTCTGTTCCAACAGGTATGCTGATGAACCGAATAGGAAGAAAAAAAACAGTATTGCTGAGTCTTGTTGTTACAGTTCTTGCATTAATTGTGCCTGTTATAAACCATTCATATCCAGGTATGTTGATTTCTTTTTCATTATTAGGGATCGGTAATACATTGATGCAGGTGTCTCTCAACCCGCTTATTTCCAATATAGTAAGTGGCGAAAGATTGGCTAGTTCTTTGACCTTAGGACAGTTTGTAAAAGCCATTGCCTCATTTGTGGCACCAATCCTTGCAGCTTGGGGTGCAATACAATTTTCTTATTGGCAAATATTATTCCCCATCTTTACCGTTATTGCAATTATTGCAATTGTAGTTCTTGGCACTACATCAATTGAAGAGAAAAAAGTTGAAGGAAAAAGCTCCAGTTTTGGCGAATGCTTCGCTTTACTGGGCGATAAACTTATTTTATTGTCATTCCTTGGTATTATGTGCCATGTGGGTATTGACGTAGGAACCAACGTAACTGCTCCAAAAATTCTGATTGAACGTTTAGGTATGAGATTAGCTGATGCAGGATATGCCACCAGTGTCTATTTTCTTTTCCGTACCATCGGATGTTTCTCAGGAGCTTTTATTTTGACTAAAGTCTCTGGAAAGATATTCTTTGCAATAAGTGTTATTCTGCTGGCTATAGGTATGGGTGGTCTCTACTTTGTAGACACTAAAATAACTATATACGCTTGCGTAGGGTTGATTGGCTTCGGTAATTCTAATGTATTTTCCATTATCTTTTCTCAGGCATTGCTGCACAAACCCAGCAAGCAGAATGAAGTATCCGGACTGATGATCATGGGATTGTTTGGTGGTACAATATTTCCGCTTGTGATGGGGATAGTATCTGATATAATGTTAGCCCAGATTGGTGCTGTTTTAGTTATGACCATTGGAGTTGTTTATCTTTTATTATTAACAAAAAATATTAAATTTTAG